The Streptomyces achromogenes genome window below encodes:
- a CDS encoding amidohydrolase, with amino-acid sequence MNDSAPSLVLTGGQVLTVDGDFTVTEGVAVRGRDIVAVGSDAEMRALAGPGTRLVELGGRTVLPGINDSHLHGAAYGMTKPPFALDVGHPAVGSIADIADAVGRAARAARPGDWIVGLGWDAGYLAECLADPRRFPHRRDLDAVAPDNPVCLTHFSSHLVWVNSAALRRCGVDADSVPPPGGVIDADPDGRPAGILREAAQEIVNVALPTPSVDQRRRAIQGVVRELHSRGITSYTEPGLGPGGAGTFFGGLSTDNWTAYADLAASGGLEARVSVLLLPAPMGGSADDVRKGLAELRRPESADPRLLNAIGVKIFADGVPPNRTAWMSEPYSGGGHGALCVHGDTPALRSGELREMISVAHEAGFQLGVHVTGDRAIDEVVDAFVAANAAAPRPDARHYVIHGDFVGARSLAKLAAHGYGVNMNPAIKWTISDLMDEVVGPERSAYQWPVRSAVEAGVRVCASSDAPITEPDWRQGVSAMLLRESKASGRASGPEQCVPLAEALRAYTVHPARQDFAEEWKGSIEVGKVADLCVLDRPLLDRDPHTVTDAEVDLTVFDGRVVHER; translated from the coding sequence GTGAACGACAGCGCCCCCTCCCTCGTCCTGACAGGCGGCCAGGTTCTGACCGTCGACGGCGACTTCACCGTGACCGAGGGCGTGGCCGTGCGCGGCCGGGACATCGTCGCCGTCGGCAGCGACGCGGAGATGCGCGCCCTGGCCGGACCCGGCACCCGTCTCGTCGAACTCGGCGGCCGCACCGTGCTGCCCGGCATCAACGACTCCCACCTCCACGGAGCCGCCTACGGCATGACCAAGCCGCCGTTCGCCCTCGACGTCGGCCACCCGGCGGTCGGTTCGATCGCCGACATCGCCGACGCGGTCGGCCGGGCGGCCCGCGCCGCCCGGCCCGGCGACTGGATCGTCGGGCTGGGCTGGGACGCCGGCTATCTGGCGGAGTGCCTCGCCGACCCCCGGCGCTTCCCGCACCGCCGTGACCTGGACGCCGTCGCACCCGACAACCCGGTCTGCCTGACCCACTTCTCCTCGCACCTCGTCTGGGTCAACAGCGCCGCGCTGCGCCGCTGCGGTGTCGACGCGGACAGCGTGCCGCCGCCCGGCGGCGTCATCGACGCCGACCCCGACGGCCGTCCCGCAGGCATCCTGCGCGAAGCCGCCCAGGAAATCGTCAACGTCGCTCTGCCCACGCCCAGCGTCGACCAGCGCCGCCGGGCGATCCAGGGCGTGGTGCGCGAACTCCACTCCCGCGGCATCACCAGCTACACCGAACCCGGCCTCGGTCCCGGCGGCGCCGGCACCTTCTTCGGAGGGCTGAGCACCGACAACTGGACCGCCTACGCCGATCTCGCGGCGAGCGGCGGACTCGAGGCCCGGGTCAGCGTGCTGCTGCTGCCCGCGCCGATGGGCGGCTCGGCCGACGACGTCCGCAAGGGCCTGGCCGAGCTGCGCCGCCCCGAGTCCGCAGACCCGCGCCTGCTGAACGCCATCGGCGTCAAGATCTTCGCCGACGGTGTGCCGCCCAACCGCACCGCCTGGATGAGCGAGCCCTACTCCGGCGGCGGCCACGGCGCGCTCTGCGTGCACGGCGACACGCCCGCGCTGCGCAGCGGCGAACTGCGCGAGATGATCAGCGTCGCCCATGAGGCCGGCTTCCAGCTCGGCGTGCACGTCACCGGCGACCGGGCCATCGACGAGGTCGTCGACGCGTTCGTCGCCGCGAACGCCGCCGCGCCGCGGCCCGACGCCCGGCACTACGTCATCCACGGCGACTTCGTCGGCGCGCGCAGCCTCGCCAAGCTCGCCGCCCACGGTTACGGCGTCAACATGAACCCGGCCATCAAGTGGACCATCTCCGACCTGATGGACGAGGTCGTCGGCCCCGAGCGCTCCGCCTACCAGTGGCCCGTGCGGTCCGCCGTCGAAGCCGGGGTGCGGGTGTGCGCGAGCTCCGACGCCCCGATCACCGAGCCCGACTGGCGGCAGGGGGTGAGCGCGATGCTGCTGCGGGAGTCCAAGGCCAGCGGCCGCGCGAGCGGACCCGAGCAGTGCGTGCCGCTCGCCGAGGCGCTGCGCGCGTACACCGTCCACCCGGCCCGTCAGGACTTCGCCGAGGAGTGGAAGGGCTCGATCGAGGTCGGCAAGGTCGCCGACCTGTGCGTCCTGGACCGCCCGCTGCTGGACCGCGACCCGCACACCGTCACCGACGCCGAGGTGGACCTGACGGTGTTCGACGGCCGCGTCGTCCACGAGCGCTGA
- a CDS encoding ABC transporter permease has product MTTVTSAPSADRLLPAPRTRAHTAFQAVRRQPLLPVLVVMVLVFQSTTGSFLDAGNLRGIATDAAAVAIVAVPLALLVISGYLDLSVGSTLALGGLVAGWLAGEQHQSPVVAVLGALAAGAVVGAVNGVLCCYLGLSAFIVTLGMLTAVRGFAQQLFPLPLSGFGSGFAWLGGARVAGIDAPVVIAALVLVAGALFLALTPAGRHVFAIGVNREAAYLSGIGVRRAPFALFVVTGVAAALAGAIKASVLDSVVAGTSGAGFELTVLTAVLLGGVALTGGSGSVLGVLLGVLFLGCLQNGLTLLSVPTFWQQMAQGTALVAGAALAFFGPRLNR; this is encoded by the coding sequence ATGACCACCGTGACCAGCGCCCCCTCGGCCGACCGTCTGCTGCCCGCCCCGCGGACGCGGGCGCACACCGCGTTCCAAGCCGTACGGCGGCAGCCGCTGCTGCCCGTCCTCGTCGTCATGGTGCTCGTGTTCCAGTCGACGACCGGCAGCTTCCTGGACGCCGGCAACCTGCGGGGGATCGCCACCGACGCCGCCGCGGTCGCCATCGTGGCCGTGCCGCTGGCCCTGCTGGTCATCAGCGGCTACCTCGACCTCTCCGTCGGCTCCACGCTCGCCCTCGGCGGTCTGGTTGCCGGCTGGCTCGCCGGGGAGCAGCACCAGTCGCCGGTCGTCGCCGTGCTCGGCGCGCTGGCGGCGGGCGCGGTGGTCGGCGCCGTCAACGGCGTGCTGTGCTGCTACCTGGGACTGTCCGCGTTCATCGTGACCCTCGGCATGCTGACGGCGGTGCGCGGATTCGCGCAGCAGCTCTTCCCGCTGCCGCTGAGCGGTTTCGGCTCCGGGTTCGCCTGGCTCGGCGGGGCCCGGGTCGCCGGGATCGACGCCCCGGTCGTGATCGCCGCCCTCGTCCTCGTGGCGGGAGCGCTGTTCCTGGCGCTCACCCCGGCCGGCCGGCACGTCTTCGCGATCGGCGTCAACCGCGAGGCCGCATACCTCTCCGGCATCGGCGTCCGCCGCGCCCCGTTCGCGCTGTTCGTCGTGACGGGCGTCGCGGCCGCGCTCGCCGGCGCGATCAAGGCCTCGGTGCTGGACAGCGTCGTCGCCGGCACCTCGGGGGCCGGATTCGAGCTGACGGTGCTCACCGCGGTGCTCCTCGGCGGGGTCGCGCTGACCGGGGGGTCCGGCTCCGTTCTCGGCGTCCTGCTCGGCGTGCTGTTCCTCGGCTGTCTGCAGAACGGGCTGACACTGCTGAGTGTGCCGACGTTCTGGCAGCAGATGGCCCAGGGCACCGCCCTCGTCGCCGGCGCGGCGCTCGCCTTCTTCGGGCCCCGGCTCAACCGTTGA
- a CDS encoding sugar ABC transporter ATP-binding protein has protein sequence MTEPTLRIRGLGKSFGGVRALDDVDLTVPAGQVHALLGHNGAGKSTLIKCLGGAYPPDTGTMEIDGTVHTRLSPRESIAAGVAIIFQTLSVVDSLTVAENIFLGQEWTRYGTVHRRAQEEVAAGLLERVAATCSPRDRLGELSMGQRQLVEIAKALSRSASVLVLDEPTAALSGAESDALAARVEHLRTQGLAIVYVTHLLGEVERLADAVTVLRDGRVSHGSTMAGRTRQELVEAVAGAAHGPRRRPGKAGARSGRAGTTAHASDAARPPRPVRPRPARLAVTGLRGPGFGPVDLDVAEGEIVALYGLIGAGRTRILETLFGRRPAEGGTVRVGDRAVTVARPADALAAGIALVPGDRRRQGVFAALSAQDNALLPSVRRLARRGVRALRAERRVFAGLSGAVGLRPADPRLPAAAFSGGNQQKLVLGRWINEAHDVDVLLLDDPTQGVDVGARHEIYQVVASLAAQRGTAVLCASSDPEEVVALAHRCLIVSGGRVTGELSGAELTETALLSAVHEAARPTTPAPGSVPVSGAAPVSGSALASESAPPPASTPASTTPPASPTTPNGVA, from the coding sequence ATGACCGAACCCACGCTCCGCATCCGCGGCCTCGGCAAGTCGTTCGGCGGCGTCCGCGCCCTCGACGACGTGGACCTCACCGTCCCGGCGGGGCAGGTGCACGCGCTTCTCGGCCACAACGGCGCCGGCAAGTCGACCCTGATCAAGTGCCTCGGCGGTGCCTACCCGCCGGACACCGGCACCATGGAGATCGACGGGACCGTCCACACGCGGCTGAGCCCGCGCGAGTCCATCGCCGCCGGGGTGGCGATCATCTTCCAGACGCTCAGCGTCGTCGACTCCCTCACGGTCGCCGAGAACATCTTCCTCGGCCAGGAGTGGACCCGGTACGGGACCGTCCACCGGCGCGCCCAGGAGGAGGTGGCGGCGGGCCTGCTGGAAAGGGTCGCCGCGACCTGCTCACCGCGCGACCGGCTCGGCGAACTGTCCATGGGGCAGCGGCAGTTGGTGGAGATCGCCAAGGCGCTGAGCCGCAGCGCCTCGGTACTCGTCCTCGACGAGCCCACCGCCGCCCTGTCCGGGGCCGAGAGCGACGCCCTCGCCGCACGGGTGGAGCACCTGCGCACCCAGGGCCTGGCCATCGTCTACGTCACCCACCTGCTCGGCGAGGTGGAACGCCTCGCGGACGCCGTGACGGTTCTGCGCGACGGCCGCGTCAGCCATGGCTCGACGATGGCGGGACGGACCCGGCAGGAGCTCGTCGAAGCCGTCGCCGGAGCCGCGCACGGCCCCAGACGTCGGCCCGGGAAGGCCGGCGCACGGAGCGGCCGGGCCGGGACGACCGCGCACGCGTCCGACGCCGCGCGGCCCCCGCGCCCGGTACGTCCGCGCCCGGCCCGTCTCGCGGTGACGGGCCTGCGCGGGCCGGGCTTCGGCCCCGTCGACCTGGACGTCGCCGAGGGCGAGATCGTGGCGCTGTACGGCCTCATCGGCGCGGGCCGCACCCGCATCCTCGAGACCCTCTTCGGAAGGCGCCCCGCCGAAGGAGGAACCGTCCGCGTCGGGGACCGGGCCGTCACGGTCGCCCGGCCGGCGGACGCGCTCGCCGCGGGAATCGCCCTGGTCCCGGGAGACCGGCGCCGGCAAGGCGTGTTCGCCGCGCTGAGCGCACAGGACAACGCCCTGCTCCCGTCGGTGCGCCGGCTGGCCAGGCGCGGGGTGCGGGCGCTGCGCGCGGAACGGCGGGTCTTCGCCGGACTGTCCGGCGCGGTGGGACTGCGCCCGGCCGACCCCCGGCTGCCGGCGGCCGCCTTCTCCGGCGGCAACCAGCAAAAGCTCGTCCTCGGCCGGTGGATCAACGAGGCCCACGACGTCGACGTCCTGCTGCTGGACGACCCGACCCAGGGCGTCGACGTCGGCGCCCGGCACGAGATCTACCAGGTGGTGGCCTCGCTGGCCGCACAGCGCGGTACGGCCGTGCTGTGCGCCTCCAGCGACCCCGAGGAGGTCGTCGCGCTCGCCCACCGCTGTCTGATCGTCTCCGGCGGCCGGGTGACCGGCGAGCTCTCCGGCGCCGAACTCACCGAAACCGCCCTGCTCTCGGCCGTCCACGAGGCCGCCCGGCCGACGACCCCGGCCCCCGGGTCGGTCCCGGTTTCCGGGGCGGCTCCGGTTTCCGGGTCGGCCCTGGCCTCGGAGTCGGCCCCGCCACCCGCCTCGACCCCGGCATCCACCACACCCCCGGCATCCCCCACGACCCCGAACGGAGTGGCATGA
- a CDS encoding sugar ABC transporter substrate-binding protein produces MNRFPSPPPSSRRQFLGLSGGTVAAALLGAAGCSAPGGGASSAQAAGASGTGAKTLTKIGLDYPFTQIPLYSALVKLSTAAGKKRGVSLVTTNDAASADAQAGNLRTWVAQKIPAIVSFPMVFEATESIAKAATDAGLIWVTYGGSLEHQSADIQFNFLKGGTLLGEAAAQWAQEQLGGKGKIAFLTDDTIQLGRERTKGMIDAFTKAAPGVDVVAREQAIDPDTGLSKARAVLAKHPDLNLVLGVTDAAAYGAYKALQQTGRATTDAKTFVGGQDGAAPSLLAIKQGTFYRASAALAPQDIADAVVDVPLAVAAGKANPSVQVPITLVGPGDTARIDVLLAQNA; encoded by the coding sequence ATGAACAGATTCCCGTCCCCGCCCCCCTCCTCGCGCCGGCAGTTCCTCGGTCTGTCCGGCGGGACCGTCGCCGCCGCCCTGCTGGGCGCCGCGGGCTGCTCGGCGCCGGGCGGCGGCGCCAGCTCCGCACAGGCCGCGGGGGCGTCGGGCACCGGGGCGAAGACCCTCACGAAGATCGGTCTGGACTACCCGTTCACGCAGATCCCGCTCTACTCGGCGCTCGTCAAGCTGTCCACCGCCGCCGGCAAGAAGCGCGGCGTCTCCCTGGTGACCACCAACGACGCCGCGAGCGCCGACGCGCAGGCCGGCAACCTGCGTACCTGGGTCGCCCAGAAGATCCCCGCCATCGTGTCGTTCCCGATGGTCTTCGAGGCGACGGAGTCGATCGCGAAGGCCGCGACGGACGCCGGCCTGATCTGGGTCACCTACGGAGGGTCCCTGGAACACCAGAGCGCCGACATCCAGTTCAACTTCCTCAAGGGCGGCACGCTCCTCGGGGAGGCCGCCGCCCAGTGGGCCCAGGAACAGCTCGGCGGCAAGGGGAAGATCGCCTTCCTCACCGACGACACCATCCAACTGGGCCGCGAACGCACCAAGGGCATGATCGACGCCTTCACCAAGGCCGCGCCCGGCGTCGACGTCGTCGCCCGGGAACAGGCCATCGACCCCGACACCGGTCTGTCGAAGGCGCGGGCGGTGCTCGCCAAGCACCCCGACCTCAACCTCGTCCTCGGCGTCACGGACGCCGCCGCGTACGGCGCGTACAAGGCGCTCCAGCAGACGGGCCGCGCCACGACCGACGCCAAGACCTTCGTCGGCGGCCAGGACGGCGCAGCCCCCTCGCTGCTGGCGATCAAACAGGGCACCTTCTACCGGGCGTCGGCCGCCCTCGCGCCGCAGGACATCGCCGACGCCGTCGTCGACGTGCCCCTCGCCGTCGCCGCCGGGAAGGCGAACCCGAGCGTTCAGGTGCCGATCACCCTCGTCGGGCCGGGCGACACCGCGCGCATCGACGTCCTGCTCGCCCAGAACGCCTAG
- a CDS encoding helix-turn-helix transcriptional regulator codes for MISHQQLAAAARIGMLTRERDTASACAQALDELGRALPLDAATLLAIDPRTGAHVQLAGIGYPAGTSESLAAEFTATPWYANVVRQTLPPSITEDVEDTTSGGQRFRNGWFYAERVRPAGFRDALTGALRHHGRLVGLINLSVEGPGAYDTDARRLLSSVLPALGALADPVAHTGDVQDLPPGAGASLVTAAGIIDLPGREPADVLADQTFARLVGAFTAVGGLRLRALWPVGREWRRVVLSRCTAGSPLARDAVLVTATPTELPYGLSPRELEVLTRAARGQTNQAIAQALFLSPRTVHSHIEHLLRKTASASRAEATALALRDGLLRPTTEDLEHFVERMPAR; via the coding sequence ATGATCAGCCACCAGCAGCTCGCCGCGGCCGCCCGCATCGGCATGCTCACCCGCGAACGGGACACCGCGTCGGCCTGCGCCCAGGCCCTGGACGAACTCGGCCGGGCCCTGCCCCTCGACGCCGCGACCCTGCTGGCGATCGACCCGCGCACCGGAGCGCACGTGCAGCTCGCGGGAATCGGCTACCCGGCCGGGACGTCCGAGTCGCTCGCCGCCGAGTTCACCGCGACCCCCTGGTACGCCAACGTCGTCCGGCAGACGCTGCCCCCGTCCATCACCGAGGACGTGGAGGACACGACGTCCGGCGGACAGCGCTTCCGCAACGGCTGGTTCTACGCCGAGCGGGTCCGCCCGGCCGGCTTCCGGGACGCGCTGACCGGAGCCCTGCGCCATCACGGGCGTCTGGTCGGCCTGATCAACCTGTCCGTCGAGGGTCCCGGCGCGTACGACACGGACGCACGACGGCTGCTCTCCTCCGTGCTGCCCGCCCTGGGCGCCCTCGCCGACCCGGTCGCGCACACCGGCGACGTGCAGGACCTGCCGCCCGGAGCGGGCGCGAGCCTGGTCACGGCGGCGGGGATCATCGACCTCCCCGGCCGTGAGCCCGCCGACGTGCTGGCGGACCAAACGTTCGCCCGTCTGGTCGGGGCCTTCACGGCTGTCGGCGGACTGCGGCTGCGGGCACTGTGGCCGGTGGGCCGGGAGTGGCGGCGCGTGGTGCTGAGCCGGTGCACCGCGGGGTCGCCGCTGGCCAGGGACGCGGTGCTGGTGACCGCGACACCCACCGAGTTGCCGTACGGCCTGAGTCCGCGCGAACTGGAGGTCCTCACCCGGGCCGCCCGCGGCCAGACCAACCAGGCCATCGCCCAGGCGCTGTTCCTGTCCCCGCGGACCGTGCACAGCCACATCGAGCACCTGCTCCGCAAGACCGCCAGCGCCTCACGCGCCGAGGCGACGGCGCTCGCCCTGCGCGACGGTCTGCTGCGGCCCACGACGGAGGATTTGGAGCACTTCGTCGAACGCATGCCGGCCCGCTGA
- a CDS encoding family 43 glycosylhydrolase: MIAGSAAAAVTGVSAGTAHAAVPASPGVTYTNSIAEQRADPHIYKHTDGFYYFTATVPAYDRIVLRRATTIQGLTSAAETTIWTKHASGAMGAHIWAPEIHFIDGKWYIYFAAGDANNIWNIRPYVLESTAANPITGPWTEKGRIALPLNTFSLDATTFAVNGTRYLAWAQNDPAVGPGTNIYLAQMSSPWTITGTPVMISRPTAAWETAGGETVNEGPAVIQRNGKVFLTFSASATDANYCMGMLTASAGADLLSTSSWAKSAGPVFASNAATSQYGPGHNQFTVSEDGKSDILVYHDRNYKDISGSPLNDPNRRTRVQKIYWKADGTPDFGIPVADGLTPIRLSSYNFPDRFIRHWDYRAKIEANVAPLADSQFRVVTGLTGTGTVSLESANFPGYFLRHKNNEVWVEKNDGTALFAGAASFTARSGLADSAGVSYESYNLPGRYIRHYNYLLYVQAVSTTTDRADATFYTQ; the protein is encoded by the coding sequence ATGATCGCCGGCTCGGCCGCCGCCGCCGTCACCGGCGTCTCGGCCGGTACCGCTCACGCCGCCGTGCCCGCGTCACCCGGCGTGACCTACACGAACAGCATCGCCGAGCAGCGGGCCGACCCGCACATCTACAAGCACACCGACGGCTTCTACTACTTCACCGCCACGGTCCCGGCGTACGACCGGATCGTGCTCCGCCGTGCCACCACGATCCAGGGGCTGACCTCGGCCGCCGAGACGACCATCTGGACCAAGCACGCCAGCGGCGCGATGGGCGCACACATCTGGGCCCCGGAGATCCACTTCATCGACGGCAAGTGGTACATCTACTTCGCCGCCGGCGACGCCAACAACATCTGGAACATCCGGCCCTACGTCCTGGAGTCCACCGCCGCGAACCCGATCACGGGGCCCTGGACGGAGAAGGGGCGCATCGCCCTGCCGCTCAACACCTTCTCCCTGGACGCGACGACCTTCGCCGTCAACGGCACCCGCTACCTCGCCTGGGCGCAGAACGACCCGGCCGTCGGCCCGGGCACCAACATCTACCTGGCGCAGATGTCCAGTCCGTGGACCATCACCGGCACCCCGGTCATGATCAGCCGGCCGACCGCCGCATGGGAGACCGCCGGAGGGGAGACGGTCAACGAGGGCCCGGCCGTGATCCAGCGGAACGGCAAGGTCTTCCTGACCTTCTCGGCCAGCGCCACCGACGCCAACTACTGCATGGGCATGCTGACCGCGTCCGCCGGCGCCGACCTGCTCAGCACCTCGTCCTGGGCCAAGTCCGCCGGCCCGGTCTTCGCCAGCAACGCCGCCACCAGCCAGTACGGCCCCGGGCACAACCAGTTCACGGTCTCCGAGGACGGCAAGTCGGACATCCTCGTCTACCACGACCGCAACTACAAGGACATCAGCGGTTCCCCGCTCAACGACCCCAACCGCCGCACCCGCGTCCAGAAGATCTACTGGAAGGCCGACGGCACGCCCGACTTCGGCATCCCGGTCGCCGACGGTCTCACTCCGATCCGGCTGTCCTCGTACAACTTCCCCGACCGGTTCATCCGGCACTGGGACTACCGCGCCAAGATCGAGGCGAACGTCGCGCCGCTGGCCGACTCGCAGTTCCGGGTCGTCACCGGTCTCACCGGCACGGGAACCGTCTCCCTGGAGTCGGCGAACTTCCCCGGTTACTTCCTGCGCCACAAGAACAACGAGGTGTGGGTGGAGAAGAACGACGGGACGGCGCTGTTCGCCGGCGCCGCCTCCTTCACCGCCCGGTCCGGCCTCGCGGACTCCGCCGGGGTCTCCTACGAGTCGTACAACCTCCCGGGCCGCTACATCCGCCACTACAACTACCTGCTGTACGTCCAGGCTGTGAGCACGACGACCGACCGGGCCGACGCCACGTTCTACACCCAGTAG
- a CDS encoding YceI family protein: MNLFTRGASLRRSAPSAAPRRPAGPAAFAPSGSGGPPDPALAALTGEWMIDPAHSRVGFSVRHALVTTVRGAFTRYESRLHFDGRDPARSRAEIVLSTASVDTGVEQRDAHLAGRDFLDAAAYPRMRFTSTAVELAGSDVYRMTGDLTIRNVTRPVVLELTYLGHVVDPFGYERAGFDGTTTIDRSDWGLTYNARLAEGGAMVSEKVRLQFDIAAIRTPDAG, encoded by the coding sequence ATGAACCTGTTCACCCGCGGCGCGTCCCTTCGGCGTTCGGCGCCCTCCGCCGCTCCCCGACGGCCCGCCGGCCCGGCCGCGTTCGCCCCCTCCGGCTCCGGCGGCCCGCCGGACCCCGCGCTGGCCGCGCTGACCGGCGAGTGGATGATCGACCCCGCGCACAGCCGTGTCGGCTTCTCCGTCCGGCACGCCCTGGTGACCACGGTGCGCGGGGCCTTCACCCGGTACGAGAGCCGTCTCCACTTCGACGGCCGCGACCCGGCCCGCTCGCGCGCGGAGATCGTGCTGTCCACCGCCAGCGTCGACACCGGCGTGGAACAACGCGACGCCCATCTGGCCGGCCGTGACTTCCTGGACGCGGCCGCCTATCCACGGATGCGTTTCACCAGCACCGCCGTAGAGCTCGCGGGCTCCGACGTCTATCGCATGACCGGGGACCTCACCATCAGGAACGTGACACGGCCCGTGGTCCTCGAACTCACCTACCTGGGCCACGTCGTCGACCCGTTCGGTTACGAGCGGGCGGGTTTCGACGGCACCACCACCATCGACCGTTCCGACTGGGGCCTGACGTACAACGCGCGTCTGGCCGAGGGCGGCGCCATGGTGAGCGAGAAGGTGCGTCTGCAGTTCGACATCGCCGCGATCCGCACCCCCGACGCGGGCTGA
- a CDS encoding winged helix-turn-helix transcriptional regulator — protein MDESAMGPCKTVDGGITRVFVLLGKRWTGLIVAVLMERPVHFADLRRAIPGISERMLSDRLSELGAAGLVVREVDAGPPLRVAYRLTEAGAALGPALAELRDWAERYLPDGQHGACRGAEAAAPGK, from the coding sequence ATGGACGAATCGGCCATGGGGCCCTGCAAAACGGTGGACGGCGGGATCACGCGCGTCTTCGTGTTGCTCGGCAAGCGCTGGACCGGTCTGATCGTTGCCGTGCTGATGGAGCGCCCGGTGCACTTCGCCGACCTGCGCCGGGCCATCCCGGGCATCAGTGAGCGCATGCTGTCGGACCGGCTGAGCGAGCTGGGCGCCGCCGGGCTCGTGGTGCGCGAGGTGGACGCGGGGCCGCCGCTGCGCGTCGCCTACCGGCTGACTGAGGCCGGCGCCGCCCTCGGGCCGGCCCTGGCCGAGTTGCGGGACTGGGCGGAGCGGTATCTGCCCGACGGGCAGCACGGTGCATGCCGCGGCGCGGAGGCCGCCGCGCCGGGGAAGTGA
- a CDS encoding FMN-dependent NADH-azoreductase produces MATLLHLDSSLFPESASTSRSVTAAFRRAWEEQHPDGTVIHRDLATDPVPHLDALTAAAGFAAAADRTPEQAAAFAPRLELIEQLENADAVLIGAPMLNFTVPSTLKTWLDQVILMGRTAPAEGSSVRGTPVYVVASRGGSYAPGTPREGYEYVQNYLQAVLGDMLGMTVEFIVPELTLAHSNPAMAELVPLAEASKARAHEEAVTKGKAAAAKAAA; encoded by the coding sequence ATGGCCACGCTGCTGCACCTCGACTCGTCCCTCTTCCCCGAGTCCGCCTCCACCTCGCGTTCGGTCACGGCGGCCTTCCGCCGGGCATGGGAGGAACAGCACCCCGACGGCACCGTGATCCACCGGGACCTCGCCACCGACCCGGTGCCGCACCTGGACGCCCTCACCGCGGCCGCCGGGTTCGCCGCCGCGGCCGACCGCACCCCCGAGCAGGCCGCGGCCTTCGCTCCGCGGCTGGAGCTGATCGAGCAGCTGGAGAACGCGGACGCCGTGCTGATCGGCGCGCCCATGCTCAACTTCACGGTTCCCTCGACGCTGAAGACCTGGCTCGACCAGGTGATCCTCATGGGCCGCACCGCGCCGGCCGAGGGCTCCTCGGTCCGGGGCACCCCGGTCTACGTGGTGGCCAGCCGCGGCGGCTCCTACGCCCCGGGCACCCCGCGCGAGGGTTATGAGTACGTGCAGAACTACCTGCAGGCGGTGCTCGGCGACATGCTCGGCATGACGGTCGAGTTCATCGTCCCCGAGCTCACCCTCGCGCACTCCAACCCCGCCATGGCCGAGCTGGTCCCGCTCGCCGAGGCCTCGAAGGCCAGGGCCCACGAGGAGGCCGTCACCAAGGGCAAGGCGGCCGCCGCGAAGGCCGCCGCCTAG